From Demequina capsici:
GCGTCGCGGCCGGGCTGCGAGGCGTTCATCGAGCCGGCGACGCGTGTGACGCAGACGACGATGGTCCTCGTCGCTGGCTCGGGGGAGTGGACGCGGCGCAAGGTGCCCGACGAGGTCACGGCCCGCAAGCTCGCGACCCAGCTCGGTGTGCCCGCTTTCGACGTCAATCTCTCGGGGTATCCGTCACGCATGCGGGAGTGGAACGAGACGCACCGCAAGCCGCTCTGATCGGGCGGGTGGCCTGATGCTCGGGCCGAGGTCTGCGGACGCGACGACGCCCGCCCTGCAGTGATGCAGGGCGGGCGTCGTGCACGTTGCGGCTACGCCTGGGCGTGCGCCGTGAACAGCTCCAGCAGGGTGCGGACGGAGTGGCCGGTGGCGCCCTTGGTCGTCCAGCCCCACGGCGCGTCCTCGTTGAACGCGGGACGTGCGAT
This genomic window contains:
- a CDS encoding oxidoreductase; the protein is MSFLSRIFGSRKAAGPAAGSTSRSAQSQTVAHFKDFAASRPGCEAFIEPATRVTQTTMVLVAGSGEWTRRKVPDEVTARKLATQLGVPAFDVNLSGYPSRMREWNETHRKPL